The window AATCGTTCGGTGCGGAAATTTCTCGTGAAAACGGAAAAATCGACTTGCTTTCAAACGGAAACGAATTACTTGAAAGAATAACCCAAAGCGCAAAAGAAAATATTTCGCAAATTCTGTGCTTTTCTCAAACCATAGATTTCTTGTTTTTGAAAATGCTTGCGTCAAATAGTAATCCGGTAAAATTCAGCGGCGTTTTAGCCGACATTACAGCCGAAATCGATTTTTCTCTCAAAATTTTTCACTGGTGCGGACTCGTCGAATATTTCGACGATAATTCGTTTAAATTCCGCGAACAATCCGTTACGACACATCATCAAAACGGACACATACTGCCGGATTTCAACGTATATATTCCTATAGAAGCAAACCCGCAGCATTTATACAAACTTTTATATTCCGTAAAAATAACGGACGTCGATGTAGTTTATAAGGGGAAAATAGATAAAAAGCGGGTTGAAGAATCCCTTGCCGACGGAGTAAGCGACTGCGAAATTATAGAAATTTTACGATATTGGAACGCCCCGGTCTCGCTTCAAGAAACAATCTCGGAATGGATATCTTCTTTCAGGCGGGCGTTTTGCGATTTACCGTACATCGCCTTTAGAAACGATATAGCTCAAAATATCGCGGAATATTCTGACTTAAAAGAAAAAATTACTCCTGTCGAAGGCTATACTTTCTTCAAAGTGAAACCAGGCGAAGAAAAATCCGTCGTAGAAACGCTTGAAAAATTCGGTTTTGATTTGCGAAAAAGTAAAGAAAGAGAAACGCGGCTTATACCAAAAAACGAGAAAAAAGAAGATAATTTTGTAGAATTTAATTCAAATCCGCTGCTTTCCGTTTTTGAATTGCCGAAAAAACCGGCGAAATACTCGGGATTGATGACCGCGTTTCAACCGGAAAACAGAACCTTGCTTAATTATGCCGTAGTTATGGAGAAAAATATAAAAATCGAATACTTGGATTTAGGTACAATTTCCGTAAAAACGTACAAAATTCTGGAGGTCGCAAACGGATTTATTATCGTCGAGGACAGAGAGGACGCCGAGAAAAAAATCCCGTTTTCCGTCATAAAAAAAATCGGAATTGAAGAGTAATTTTATTTTTTTCTGCGTTTCTTGTTTTTTGCAATATTCTTTTCAACGTCAAAAATCATCTGTTGAAGCGATTTATTATCATTTTCTGCGGAAATTCGTATTTCCATGTTCAACTCTTCAGCCACCGGAATATCGGTAATTTCATATCCGGTATATTTTTCAATTTCTTTTAAAAGATTTATTTCTTCTTTGCAGCAAAAAGAAACCGCTTCGCCTTTTTTGTCGCCTCTTCCCGTTCGTCCGATTCTATGAACATAATTTTCTGCGGCGCCTGGTAAATCGTAATTAACTACATTCGTTACGTTTGCTATATCGATTCCACGCGCGGAAATGTCTGTCGCAATCATTACCGGAAATTTATTTTCACGAAAGTCGTTCAAAATTCTTTCTCTCTCCAACTGCGGCTTTTCGCTGTGAAACGTCTCGCAATTTATACTTGCATTTTTCAAAAATTTGCAAACTCTTTCGGCGCGAATTTTTGTTCTGACGAAAACGATAATTTTCGCGTCGGCGTTATTGACTATAAAATTTTGCAGTAAAAATCTCTTTTGTTCCTGTTCTACAAACATAACCCCGTGTTTTACATTTTTTGAAACGGGATCCTTAGGCGAAATTTGAATACGGACGGCGCTGCTTTTTACTTGCGAATACGCCGATTTTTTAATTTCGTCGTCAATAGTCGCAGAAAAAAACATCGTTTGGTGACGTTGTTTCAACATTTTTTTTATATAATCCAAGTCGTCGTAAAATCCGAGTTTTAACATTTTATCCGCCTCGTCCAAAACGAAATATTTAACGCTTGATATATCAATAATACCTTGTGAAATAAGGTCGAACATTCTTCCGGGCGTACTTATCAAAACATCTATTCCTTTTTGAATTTTCGCCGCCTGCTTATCTTGCTCGACGCCTCCGTATAGAGCGAAATTGATCACGTTGGTGTTTTTGGACAGTAAAGAAAATACTGCGCCCGTCTGTTTTGCCAATTCACGCGTCGGACACATTACGATACACTTAATACCGTCGGCTCTTTTATTTTTTTTTTGTCTGTTTATCAGTTCGATAATCGGAATAGCAAACGCTGCCGTTTTTCCGGTTCCCGTTTGAGCGACCGCCAAAACGTCTTCACCCGCCAAAACCGAAGGAATGCACTTATATTGAATATCCGTAGGTTTTTTGAAACCCGAATTTTCAAGGTTTTTTTTTATTTCGCCGCATATTTCATACTCACTGAATTTCATGCTTATAAAATAATATTCGCCGAAAAACAAAATGGAGCGCAAAATCTCTTTGCACCCCGTCATTGCGAGCATAGCGAAGCAATCCAGAATCGCATTAGCGTCTTACCCCGACTTCATCAAGTAATTATACATTGCCGCTGTTTGCAAAAGAATTAACGTCAACCGACAAATCGGTATCGGTATTTACGGATTTCGTATCGTCGTTACCGCTGTTTTCTTTATCGGTTTTGTCTCCATTCAAGACACTGTCGTATTTCTTTTCGGCGTTTTCGGCGGCGGAAGCGGACATCTTCGCAAAAAGATACATCTGTAAATCAAACTGCATAAGAAATTTTTCGTCTTCAGGCGGAACTTTCCCGCCCCTTCTTATTCGCGACGCAATCATAAGGGCTTTACTGTAATCGTCTTTTTCTTTCTGTTCTTTTGTTTTTTGCCGTTTTTCGGCGCGAATCGCCGATTGCGAAGCGTTTTTACTTTCCCGCGAAAACATTACATTATCTTTTGTACCGGCTTTTTTAACATCCGAAACACCGATGTTTAACTTACGGTTATCTTTACTTAACGCAAAGCCTCCGTAAGATTTTGATATTTCAACATTAATATTCATAATGTCCTCCTTTACTATATTTTTTATCGGTAAAACCTGCGAGCAACTTTATGAATATAAACAGAGACGGAAAGAAAAAACCTCTCCCGACAGCCATTATCCCTCACCGCCAACCCCTGCGGTACTCTCCAAAGGAAAGCGCCGCAGGGGAGCAAAACTTACAGTGTCATTAATTTACAGAATTTTTTGCGCTTTAAAGCGATAAATCGCTGGGCGCAAAATCTTATAAGAAACATCCCAACATGTACCGTCATTGCAAGCGAAGCGAAGCAATCCAGAGACTGCGTTACCGTCTTACTCCCAACTTCGCCGAATACTTATACGTCTTTCCACTGTTTCCTCTCGCTTCGACAATTATAAGATACGTACCATTCGCTACATTTCTACCGGCGTTATTGGTTAAATTCCACAAAATCTCCTTGCCGTTTCTGCTCGTTGTCTCAAACACAACGTTGCCGATATTATCATAGATTACTAAGTTTATCTGCGCCTGTTCCGGCATTCTCACCGAAATCTTTGCAGACTGAGAAACTATACTCTTTTCAAGCAAAATGCCGTGTTTGTTATAATTTTTTCTAACATTGCCAATTGAGATAGGATCTTTCGACTCCCATTTCAAATAAAGTATGGTATTTGCCGTAATCCGCATTCCATCTTCACCGAATATAAATTCGGTCGTACCCGCACTGTTTGTATACCACTTCCCATCATTGACGTATCCCGTTTTTGTAAATTCGTCCGTCAACGGCTTTTGAAGTTCTGGTATTGTACTGTTATGTTCTACACTAATATTTGTCGGAACTGTTCCGTAGCCGTCGTTAAGGTCAAACGAAACCGTATAAACTGGAATCCATTTCAAATAAAGTGTAATGTCTTCGTTTACCACCGTACCATCTTTACCAAAAATAAATTCGGTATAAACATAATTCAAACTGCTGTCGCTACGCGTGTACCATTTCCCGTCATTTATGTAATCCGTTTTCGTAAATCCTGTCGTTACAGGTTTCTTCTCTATAGGAATTGTATCATCCTCAAACGCTACGGCGATATCGGCAGGTTTTGTGCCGTTTCCGCCATTAAGGTCAAAATCTATGAAATTATGTGTCTTTATCCATTTTAGATAAAGTGTTATATTTCCCGTTATCGGGGTGCCGCTTCCGCCGAATACAAATTTTGTTATACAGCCGGAAGTAGTATACCACTCATCGTCGTTTACATAACCCGTTCTGGTAAAGTCGCTTGCAGATGGCTTATCGAATAAATTGCCTCCTGATGCAACGCCAACATCAGCAGGGATAATGCCTGTACCGCCGTTAAGGTTGAAATTTACCTTGTATGCCGTTGCTATGGCGAGATGCTGTCCTGCTATAGTCAAAACATAGTTGATGTTGTAAAGATTAAAATTTCCGAGGAAATCCCGTCCGTTCATTACCGCTATTTTAGAAACGGCGTATTGTTCTGTAGGAAAATCAAGCGTGTATTTTTTATCTCCACAAACAAATATATCGGGGACGACAGTAATTAATTCAAGTTTTTCTGGATAAGTATATATTCTACCCGTTATATTTGGACTTTTGCCAAAGGTTAGCGATACTCTATTTTCGCAGTAAACAGCATAACTGTTATTTTGAATTACCGAAATTGTTCCGCCTGTGATTTTTACTGTTCCTAAGTTACTGAAAACCGCCGCTTTACCGCTTCCGCTTGTCATAACCGTTCCGTTTGAAATATTTATTTTACTAGCAGGAGACGAGAGAGACGTATAATTGATTGCATCGCCGCTTGTCGCCTTTACGATCCCTCCACAAACATTTATCGTGCCATAGTTATGGTTGCTGTAGATTGCGTTGCCATCTGTGCCGATTGCCGTATTTTCCACCGTTCCGCCGTTTATAT of the Chitinispirillales bacterium genome contains:
- a CDS encoding DEAD/DEAH box helicase, whose protein sequence is MLAMTGCKEILRSILFFGEYYFISMKFSEYEICGEIKKNLENSGFKKPTDIQYKCIPSVLAGEDVLAVAQTGTGKTAAFAIPIIELINRQKKNKRADGIKCIVMCPTRELAKQTGAVFSLLSKNTNVINFALYGGVEQDKQAAKIQKGIDVLISTPGRMFDLISQGIIDISSVKYFVLDEADKMLKLGFYDDLDYIKKMLKQRHQTMFFSATIDDEIKKSAYSQVKSSAVRIQISPKDPVSKNVKHGVMFVEQEQKRFLLQNFIVNNADAKIIVFVRTKIRAERVCKFLKNASINCETFHSEKPQLERERILNDFRENKFPVMIATDISARGIDIANVTNVVNYDLPGAAENYVHRIGRTGRGDKKGEAVSFCCKEEINLLKEIEKYTGYEITDIPVAEELNMEIRISAENDNKSLQQMIFDVEKNIAKNKKRRKK
- a CDS encoding InlB B-repeat-containing protein encodes the protein MQSNSILLKVMTAAMITVFYVSGNVWAETAAQLAETINVKAGPNLIASVIGNTVTVTGTLTAAPSNADFLTINIDAGVTVSWQATLQGTPSGNYSLINITGGSGAFWMTSGTIENTGTGRAITNNSSSEITISGGTVKAGNYYGTIYNASTGSLRVSNGVVSVTGDYNGTAIYNNSTGAIIISGGTVNATVGYNSTAIYNNSTGTVEIQSGNVNAASGTAIHSAYYSGAVTVSNGTVNATTGTAISSGNGILNISGGTVSATTGTAISTSGTVTISSNAKITSANTSSSGGTVYVNSLSDATLNINGGTVENTAIGTDGNAIYSNHNYGTINVCGGIVKATSGDAINYTSLSSPASKINISNGTVMTSGSGKAAVFSNLGTVKITGGTISVIQNNSYAVYCENRVSLTFGKSPNITGRIYTYPEKLELITVVPDIFVCGDKKYTLDFPTEQYAVSKIAVMNGRDFLGNFNLYNINYVLTIAGQHLAIATAYKVNFNLNGGTGIIPADVGVASGGNLFDKPSASDFTRTGYVNDDEWYTTSGCITKFVFGGSGTPITGNITLYLKWIKTHNFIDFDLNGGNGTKPADIAVAFEDDTIPIEKKPVTTGFTKTDYINDGKWYTRSDSSLNYVYTEFIFGKDGTVVNEDITLYLKWIPVYTVSFDLNDGYGTVPTNISVEHNSTIPELQKPLTDEFTKTGYVNDGKWYTNSAGTTEFIFGEDGMRITANTILYLKWESKDPISIGNVRKNYNKHGILLEKSIVSQSAKISVRMPEQAQINLVIYDNIGNVVFETTSRNGKEILWNLTNNAGRNVANGTYLIIVEARGNSGKTYKYSAKLGVRR